The Streptomyces sp. DG1A-41 genomic sequence CGTACGGCACCGGCTGGAGCACGAGCCGGACCTGCTGGGCAACGGCCCCACCGCCGTGCTCTACGCGGTCGCCGACGCCGCCGTCGATCATTATCTGGACGTCGCGACCGAGCTCCAGGCCGACCTGGAGGGGCTGGAGGCGGAGGTCTTCTCACCGGACGGCGGGGGCTCGCGGCACACCGCGTCCCGGATCTACAACTTCAAACGGCAGGTTCTGGAGTTCCGCCGGGCGACCGGGCCGCTGGCCCTGCCGATGAGCCGGCTGGCGGGCACGGCGCCGTCCGGCGTGGCGGTGCCGTTCGTGGACGACCGGGCCCGGCCGTTCTTCCGCGACGTCAGCGACCACCTCACGCGCGTGAACGAGTCCGTGGAGAACCTCGACCGGCTGGTGTCGGACATCCTCTCCGCGCACCTGGCGCAGATGAGCGTCCGGCAGAACGACGACATGCGGAAGATCTCCGCGTGGGCCGCCATGGCCGCGATCCCCACGATGATCGCGGGGATCTACGGCATGAACTTCGAGCACATGCCCGAGCTGCGCTGGGAGTGGTCCTATCCGGTGCTGATCGCGGTGATGGCCGTTCTCGAGGTGCTGGTGTTCCGGCTGTTCAAGCGCCGGGGCTGGTTGTAGACCGGGCCGACTCAGGCGAACTCGGGTGCCGCGGAGGCGGGTCCGCCGAGGGCGTCGCGGCGCTCGGGCATCTTCAGCGACACCATCCGGCGCCAGCCGCCCAGCCGCTCGTACGCGTACATCGCGTGGATGCCCGCCGCGAGCACCGCCGACTTGGCCTTGGACCAGCCGAGGATGCGGCCCATGTGCGCCATGACCGCGAGGCTGACGTCCCGGTAGACGCGGATCTCGGCGAGCGCGCACGCCCGCAGGGTCCCCCGGATGGCCCGGCCGTGGCCGGCGTGGGCGAAGCGCAGCAGTTCCTCGTGGCAGTAGGCGAGGTGGTTGTCCTCGTCGTTGGAGATCTGCCTGACCGCGCGGCCGATGTCGGGGTCGTCGGCGAAGTGCTTGCGGAGTAGTTCCATCTGCTCGGAGGCGCGCTGTTCGGTGACCCTGCTGTGCGAGAGGTACATGACGATGTCCTGGACCGTGAGCGGCTCGTCGCGCCCGAGCTGCTCGTGCGCGAGGCCGATGCCGTTCTTCTCCAGGAGCATGGTGTAGTCGGTTTCGGGCGGGACCTGGACGGGGTCGAG encodes the following:
- the corA gene encoding magnesium/cobalt transporter CorA, with protein sequence MIVDCAIYRDGHRSEGPEDFSDALSEARAAGGFVWIGLHEPTEREFDLVTQEFGLHPLAVEDALKAHQRPKLEVYDDSLFVVLKPVAYEPESDTVSAGEIMVFLGDSFAVTVRHGEAAPLKAVRHRLEHEPDLLGNGPTAVLYAVADAAVDHYLDVATELQADLEGLEAEVFSPDGGGSRHTASRIYNFKRQVLEFRRATGPLALPMSRLAGTAPSGVAVPFVDDRARPFFRDVSDHLTRVNESVENLDRLVSDILSAHLAQMSVRQNDDMRKISAWAAMAAIPTMIAGIYGMNFEHMPELRWEWSYPVLIAVMAVLEVLVFRLFKRRGWL
- a CDS encoding ferritin-like domain-containing protein, with the translated sequence MLSAKSVFQEILANDESFALFCSIAASGESQGGWENARIAALVPESERELAPKITRHGADEDKHGRIFNALMKKRGLDPVQVPPETDYTMLLEKNGIGLAHEQLGRDEPLTVQDIVMYLSHSRVTEQRASEQMELLRKHFADDPDIGRAVRQISNDEDNHLAYCHEELLRFAHAGHGRAIRGTLRACALAEIRVYRDVSLAVMAHMGRILGWSKAKSAVLAAGIHAMYAYERLGGWRRMVSLKMPERRDALGGPASAAPEFA